One Mixta gaviniae genomic window carries:
- a CDS encoding ABC transporter permease translates to MSNVKISTQQPQQARPSSLGQLRGRLPKDTGIFIVMLGIALIFELAGWYVRDQSFLLNTNRLVLIVLQVAIIGIIAVGVTQVIITTGIDLSSGSLIALTAVVAASLAQTSDSLSPMYPALVDLPAAVPIIAGIGVGTLCGLINGVLITKTGIPPFIATLGMMVSARGLAQYYTQGNPISFLSDGFTAIGQGAMPVVIFLVVAVIFHIALKHTRYGKYVYAIGGNMTSARVSGINVNKYLVIVYTIAGGLAGLAGVVLAARVSTGQSSMGLSYELDAIAAAVIGGSSLMGGVGRITGTLIGAVILGLIKSGFTFVGVDAYVQDIIKGAIIVAAVSIDMHRNRKKR, encoded by the coding sequence ATGAGCAACGTTAAGATAAGCACGCAACAGCCGCAGCAGGCGCGACCGTCATCGTTGGGCCAGCTGCGCGGTCGGCTGCCGAAAGATACCGGCATCTTTATCGTGATGCTGGGCATTGCGTTGATTTTCGAACTGGCGGGCTGGTACGTGCGCGATCAATCCTTCCTGCTGAATACCAACCGGCTGGTATTGATTGTGCTGCAAGTGGCCATTATCGGCATTATCGCGGTTGGGGTGACGCAGGTGATCATTACCACCGGTATCGATCTCTCCTCCGGCTCGCTGATCGCGCTGACGGCCGTGGTGGCCGCCAGCCTGGCGCAAACGTCCGACAGCCTGTCGCCGATGTACCCGGCGCTGGTGGATCTGCCCGCCGCAGTGCCGATTATCGCCGGCATTGGCGTCGGCACGCTGTGCGGCCTGATTAACGGCGTGCTGATCACCAAAACCGGCATCCCGCCTTTTATCGCCACGCTCGGCATGATGGTGTCGGCGCGCGGCCTGGCGCAGTATTACACCCAGGGCAACCCGATTAGCTTTCTCTCCGACGGCTTTACCGCCATCGGGCAGGGGGCGATGCCGGTGGTGATCTTCCTGGTGGTGGCGGTGATCTTCCATATTGCGCTGAAACATACCCGCTACGGCAAATATGTCTACGCCATCGGCGGCAATATGACTTCGGCACGCGTTTCCGGCATCAATGTTAATAAGTATCTGGTGATCGTTTATACCATCGCCGGCGGGCTGGCCGGGCTGGCCGGCGTGGTGCTGGCGGCGCGCGTCAGCACCGGCCAGTCGAGCATGGGTCTTTCCTATGAGCTGGACGCCATCGCCGCGGCGGTGATCGGCGGCAGCAGCCTGATGGGCGGCGTGGGACGCATTACCGGCACGCTGATCGGTGCGGTGATTCTGGGGCTGATTAAAAGCGGCTTTACCTTTGTCGGCGTTGACGCCTACGTGCAGGATATTATCAAAGGGGCGATTATCGTTGCGGCGGTGTCGATTGATATGCACCGCAACCGGAAAAAACGCTAG